One Spea bombifrons isolate aSpeBom1 chromosome 1, aSpeBom1.2.pri, whole genome shotgun sequence DNA window includes the following coding sequences:
- the LOC128468276 gene encoding olfactory receptor 1361-like, whose amino-acid sequence MINASVVTEFILMGFSDNPKDKITLFVVFLLMYFITLGGSLLIIVLTVSDARLHNPMYFLLSNLSFVDMCSTSTTMPKMLVGLLSGNKTISFPFCITQLFFFVTFATTGIFLLVSMAYDRYVAICNPLHYTLVMAKWTCFTLVAVSWTISSLHSLLHSIMVSVLRYCGPNIIPNFFCDIPPLLKLSCSDTSVIEVAIFVEGSVIAMASVFPIILSYFRIISTILKISSGEGRWKTFSTCSSHLTAVTLYLGTAIFTYIKPSSSYSLDKSGIITVMYTIVTPMLNPFIYSLRNNDVKRALRKMLSQKKLWK is encoded by the coding sequence ATGATAAATGCGAGTGTCGTCACAGAATTTATCCTCATGGGATTCTCAGATAACCCCAAAGATAAAATTACTCTTTTTGTTGTATttctattaatgtattttatcacTTTGGGGGGCAGTTTGCTAATTATTGTACTGACAGTGAGTGACGCCAGACTCCATAACCCAATGTACTTTCTCCTTAGTAACTTGTCTTTTGTCGACATGTGCTCTACGAGCACCACAATGCCCAAGATGCTGGTGGGGCTGCTCTCCGGGAATAAAACCATTTCATTTCCCTTCTGCATCACTCAGCTCTTTTTCTTTGTCACGTTTGCTACAACTGGGATATTCCTCTTGGTGTCGATGGCCTATGACCGTTATGTGGCCATATGTAACCCCTTACATTACACTTTAGTTATGGCCAAATGGACCTGCTTCACACTGGTGGCCGTGTCATGGACAATCTCTTCCCTTCATTCCCTGCTACACAGCATTATGGTCTCAGTGCTACGATATTGTGGCCCAAATATAATCCCCAATTTCTTTTGTGACATCCCCCCTTTATTAAAGCTGTCATGTTCCGACACGTCAGTCATTGAGGTGGCAATCTTTGTTGAAGGAAGCGTAATAGCCATGGCTTCCGTATTTCCCATTATCCTATCATATTTTCGCATTATATCCACCATTCTAAAAATTAGTTCAGGAGAAGGGAGATGGAAAACATTTTCGACCTGCTCCTCGCACCTGACAGCAGTGACCTTATATCTGGGAACAGCCATCTTCACGTATATAAAGCCTTCTTCTAGCTACTCCTTAGACAAGAGTGGCATCATCACTGTTATGTATACAATAGTAACCCCCATGTTAAACCCGTTCATTTACAGTCTTAGGAATAATGATGTTAAAAGGGCTCTGAGAAAGATGTTAAGCCAAAAAAAACTCTGGAAGTAA